A section of the Nitrospirae bacterium CG2_30_53_67 genome encodes:
- a CDS encoding NADH oxidoreductase (quinone) subunit F, with protein MEKILTKNFDKPGSHTLKVYEEGGGYEALRTVLSSWTPEQVAAEVKRSNLRGRGGAGFPTGMKWGFVPKDSPKEKYLCVNADEGEPGTFKDRMILERDPHMLLEGAILASYAISAGKAYIYIRGEFALGGERMEAAVSEAYARNYLGQNILKSGFNLDVAVHYGAGAYICGEETALLESLEGKKGWPRVRPPFPAVAGLFRCPTVINNVETLANVPHIINQGAEWFASLGTEKSGGTKLFPISGRVNRPGLYELPLGTPLRRMIEEEAAGVIGGKRIKGVIPGGASCPVLTEKEIDVPMDFDSLARAGSMLGSGAVIVLDEETSMVKTLLNLERFFARESCGQCTPCREGTRWIVQVLTRIANGKGTDGDPDLLLDIADHMAGRTVCPLGDAAAGPVKSFVTKFRQEFMSLS; from the coding sequence ATGGAAAAAATATTGACCAAGAATTTTGACAAGCCCGGCTCCCATACCCTGAAAGTCTATGAGGAGGGCGGCGGGTACGAGGCCCTTCGTACAGTCCTCTCCTCGTGGACGCCGGAACAGGTGGCGGCCGAGGTCAAGAGGTCCAATCTCCGCGGACGGGGAGGAGCGGGGTTCCCGACTGGCATGAAGTGGGGCTTTGTGCCCAAGGACTCTCCCAAAGAAAAATATCTTTGTGTCAATGCCGACGAGGGAGAGCCGGGGACCTTCAAGGACCGCATGATCCTGGAGAGAGACCCCCATATGCTTTTGGAGGGGGCGATTCTCGCCTCCTATGCCATCAGCGCGGGCAAGGCTTACATCTATATCCGAGGCGAATTCGCCTTGGGCGGCGAGCGCATGGAAGCGGCTGTTTCCGAGGCGTATGCCCGGAACTACCTGGGCCAGAATATCCTGAAAAGCGGTTTCAATCTGGATGTCGCTGTCCACTACGGCGCCGGGGCCTATATCTGCGGTGAGGAGACGGCGCTGCTGGAATCCCTCGAGGGGAAGAAGGGATGGCCCAGGGTCCGTCCTCCGTTTCCTGCTGTGGCGGGACTTTTCCGCTGCCCCACGGTGATCAACAATGTGGAGACCCTGGCCAATGTCCCGCACATCATCAATCAGGGGGCCGAGTGGTTTGCCTCTCTGGGGACCGAAAAGAGCGGGGGGACCAAGCTCTTTCCCATCAGCGGGCGGGTGAACCGCCCCGGTTTGTATGAGCTTCCCCTGGGCACGCCGCTTCGGAGAATGATCGAGGAGGAGGCCGCCGGCGTGATCGGAGGCAAGAGGATCAAGGGGGTGATCCCCGGAGGCGCCTCCTGTCCCGTGCTCACGGAAAAAGAGATTGATGTTCCCATGGATTTCGATTCCCTGGCCCGTGCAGGCTCCATGCTCGGTTCCGGCGCGGTCATTGTCCTCGATGAAGAGACCTCCATGGTCAAGACCCTGCTCAATCTGGAACGGTTCTTCGCACGTGAGTCCTGCGGACAGTGCACCCCTTGCCGTGAAGGGACCCGCTGGATTGTGCAGGTCCTGACCCGGATTGCGAACGGCAAGGGCACGGACGGCGATCCGGACCTCCTGCTCGATATTGCAGACCACATGGCCGGGCGCACGGTCTGCCCCCTGGGGGATGCGGCGGCCGGGCCGGTCAAGAGTTTTGTAACCAAGTTTCGACAGGAATTCATGTCCCTGTCATGA